A window from Sus scrofa isolate TJ Tabasco breed Duroc chromosome 2, Sscrofa11.1, whole genome shotgun sequence encodes these proteins:
- the POLRMT gene encoding DNA-directed RNA polymerase, mitochondrial isoform X1, producing MSALRWGRGVAGLRRALWPAGRHGLLTEEGTLGVIGGRRRSLSASPCEQDRRKDWGHVELLEVLEARVRQLQAESEAEVTVKKVAMAQASEAGGIQPPRKAQMGAGDRWAQKLDEEQRLMERRKEQLRERVQKGGKRLWRVELRKEPRLLSRKLAKQLQRWQKGTPQSPWEEQLEQLLQEAPQRLSCEEASRDPEAKLEGQQQKLLSFLECCLHTGHLPLAHHVLVTYHSRSQQQKLLTLAMYNAVMLGWAREGSFKELVYVFFMVKDAGLTPDLLSYAAALQCMGRLDQDTDTIRRCLKQMAQDGLQLEGLFTSVLLSEEERAELLKAVRKAKPTFSVPCPRPPPPQVNTSPLLREIYAKPNCTVSYPRLHLPLKKLQELFQQQLSMELATTVTVESVEKAPPLTKEVLHARQTLTILRAQWEKALCRELQETKESEAYAAHEGRSSLFPYLCLLSEKELVEMLLQTLQVLPAHGESLFYLAHRLGQRVFNRHMVQRKQLSNQVQVLEKQYSKYLHLLASDTQVRSGSSGRKRKPHAEGPSSLWGSWICLSTLLRFPHMTLGGNWVSSSVPGPSAPDPPTYPQVAEPCLPRQYWEALGLPEYPQEQPWSLSVLVQLGKRLAEMLVQAVRMPSNLATPRDSNTLIPVLYHVYSFRSFRQIGILKPHPAFRQLLETAAEGTLTFESTEVPMLCPPLPWTSPHSGAFLLSPTKMMRSVEGTQQHQVLLERCRPAELHGALDALTQLGNCAWQVNGPVLDLVLELFNNKGCPHLGVPAPPLEAPRPPEGRQAPDACLQPNVPPTQKAELRRELARRLKMAREMHSLRTEALYRLSMAQHLRGRIFWLPHNMDFRGRTYPFPPHFNHLGSDLARALLEFAQGRPLGPQGLNWLKIHLVNLTGLKKHESLQARRDLADELMEDILDSADRPMTGRKWWMEADEPWQTLACCMEIARAVRAPDPTAYVSHFPVHQDGSCNGLQHYAALGRDSAGAASVNLMPSDLPQDVYSGVAAQVEVFRRQDAEQGMRVAQVLEGFISRKVVKQTVMTVVYGVTRYGGRLQIERRLRELQDFPQEFVWEASHYLVRQVFNSLQEMFSGTRSIQRWLTDSARLIAHMGSAVEWVTPLGIPIIQPYHRDSKVTIKGGLQNLSFNSSVDTSQKPNTLKQKNGFPPNFIHSLDSSHMMLTALHCYRKGLTFVSVHDCFWTHAADVAVMNQVCREQFVQLHSQPILHDLSRFLRNRFCSDPRASKNIWASRLMDTLLSVPKPGTFDLEQVKHSTYFFS from the exons ATGTCTGCCCTCCGCTGGGGCCGCGGCGTGGCGGGGCTCCGGAGGGCCCTGTGGCCCGCGGGCCGCCATGGCCTCCTGACGGAGGAAG GAACCCTTGGTGTCATTGGGGGCCGGAGAAGAAGTTTGTCTGCCAGCCCTTGTGAGCAGGACCGCAGGAAGGACTGGGGCCATGTTGAGCTGCTGGAAG TGCTTGAGGCGAGGGTGCGCCAGCTGCAGGCCGAGAGCGAGGCGGAGGTGACAGTGAAGAAGGTGGCCATGGCTCAGGCCTCGGAGGCTGGCGGCATCCAGCCACCCAGGAAGGCCCAAATGGGGGCTGGTGACCGCTGGGCGCAGAAACTAGATGAGGAGCAGCGGCTGATGGAGAGGCGCAAGGAGCAGCTGCGGGAGAGGGTGCAGAAAGGCGGCAAGCGGCTGTGGCGGGTGGAGCTGCGCAAGGAGCCCCGGCTGCTGAGCAGGAAGCTGGCGAAGCAGCTGCAGCGCTGGCAGAAGGGAACCCCCCAGAGCCCCTGGGAGGAGCAGCTGGAGCAGTTGCTGCAGGAGGCCCCGCAGAGGCTGAGCTGCGAAGAAGCCAGTAGGGATCCTGAGGCGAAGCTGGAGGGCCAGCAGCAGAAGCTCCTGTCCTTCTTAGAGTGCTGCCTGCACACGGGCCACCTGCCTCTTGCCCACCACGTGCTGGTCACCTACCACAGCAGGTCCCAGCAGCAGAAGCTGCTAACTCTCGCCATGTACAATGCGGTCATGCTGGGTTGGGCGCGTGAG GGCTCCTTCAAAGAGCTGGTGTATGTGTTCTTCATGGTGAAAGACGCCGGGCTCACCCCTGATCTGCTGTCCTACGCAGCTGCTCTGCAGTGCATGGGGCGTCTGGACCAGGATACAGACACCATCCGAAG GTGTCTGAAGCAGATGGCCCAAGACGGGCTACAGCTAGAGGGGCTCTTCACGTCTGTGCTGCTGAGCGAGGAGGAGCGGGCCGAGCTGCTGAAGGCTGTGCGCAAGGCCAAGCCCACCTTCAGCGTCCCGTGCCCACGCCCGCCTCCACCCCAGGTCAATACCTCGCCGCTGCTCCGGGAGATCTATGCCAAG CCCAATTGCACTGTGTCCTACCCGAGGCTGCACCTGCCCCTCAAGAAGTTGCAGGAGCTCTTCCAGCAGCAGCTCAGCATGGAGCTGGCCACGACTGTCACTGTGGAGTCGGTGGAAAAGGCACCGCCACTGACCAAGGAGGTTCTGCACGCG CGGCAGACACTGACCATCCTCCGTGCCCAGTGGGAGAAGGCGCTGTGCCGAGAGCTGCAGGAGACCAAGGAGAGTGAGGCCTATGCTGCCCATGAAGGCCGCTCATCGCTCTTCCCGTACCTCTGCCTGCTCAGCGAGAAGGAGCTTGTGGAGATGCTGTTGCAG ACCCTGCAGGTTCTGCCTGCACATGGAGAGTCCCTTTTCTACCTGGCGCACAGGCTGGGTCAGCGCGTCTTCAACCGGCACATGGTACAGAGAAAGCAGCTCAGCAACCAGGTGCAGGTGCTGGAGAAGCAGTACTCCAAGTacctgcacctgctggcctctgACACCCAGGTGAGGTCTGGGAGCTCAGGTAGGAAACGAAAACCTCACGCAGAGGGCCCATCCTCGCTCTGGGGCAGCTGGATCTGCCTCTCAACTCTGCTTCGGTTTCCTCATATGACACTGGGAGGGAACTGGGTGTCCAGTTCTGTGCCCGGACCCTCAGCCCCTGacccacccacctacccacaGGTGGCGGAGCCCTGCCTGCCACGGCAGTACTGGGAGGCACTGGGGCTGCCTGAGTACCCCCAAGAACAGCCCTGGTCCCTGTCTGTGCTGGTGCAACTAGGCAAGCGGCTGGCAGAGATGCTGGTGCAGGCTGTGCGGATGCCCAGCAACCTGGCTACGCCCCGGGACTCCAACACACTCATCCCCGTGCTCTATCACGTCTACTCCTTCCGTAGCTTCCGCCAG ATCGGGATCCTGAAGCCACACCCAGCCTTCAGGCAGCTGCTGGAGACGGCGGCAGAAGGCACACTGACCTTCGAGTCAACCGAGGTGCCCATGCTGTGCCCACCACTGCCTTGGACATCCCCCCATTCCGGTGCCTTCCTACTGAGCCCCACCAAGATGATGCGTTCAGTGGAGGGCACCCAGCAGCACCAGGTCCTGCTGGAGCGCTGCCGGCCCGCTGAGCTGCATGGTGCCCTGGACGCCCTCACCCAGCTGGGCAATTGTGCCTGGCAGGTCAATGGACCTGTGCTGGACCTGGTGCTGGAGCTCTTCAACAACAAGGGCTGTCCCCACCTGGGCGTGCCTGCCCCACCCCTTGAGGCCCCCCGGCCTCCTGAGGGCCGCCAGGCCCCCGACGCCTGCCTGCAACCTAACGTGCCGCCCACCCAGAAGGCCGAGCTGCGGCGGGAGCTGGCGCGCCGCCTGAAGATGGCACGGGAGATGCACAGCCTGCGAACTGAGGCGCTTTACCGCCTCTCGATGGCCCAGCACTTGCGGGGTCGCATCTTCTGGCTGCCGCACAACATGGACTTCCGCGGCCGGACCTACCCGTTCCCACCCCACTTCAACCACCTGGGCAGCGACCTGGCCCGCGCCCTGCTGGAGTTTGCCCAGGGCCGCCCGCTCGGCCCTCAGGGCCTCAACTGGCTCAAGATCCACCTGGTCAACCTCACAGGGCTGAAGAAGCACGAGTCGCTGCAGGCACGCCGGGACTTGGCGGATGAGCTGATGGAGGACATCCTGGACTCGGCCGACCGGCCCATGACG GGCCGGAAGTGGTGGATGGAGGCGGACGAGCCCTGGCAAACCCTGGCCTGCTGCATGGAGATCGCTCGGGCGGTGCGCGCCCCTGACCCCACCGCCTATGTCTCCCACTTTCCAGTTCACCAG GATGGCTCCTGTAACGGCTTGCAGCACTACGCCGCCCTGGGCCGGGATAGCGCAGGGGCCGCCTCTGTCAACCTGATGCCCTCGGACCTGCCGCAGGACGTTTACAGCGGGGTGGCTGCACAG GTGGAGGTGTTCCGCAGGCAGGATGCCGAGCAGGGCATGCGGGTGGCGCAAGTGCTGGAGGGCTTCATCAGCCGCAAGGTGGTCAAGCAGACGGTGATGACCGTGGTGTACGGGGTCACCCGCTACGGGGGCCGCCTGCAGATCGAGAGGCGCCTCCGGGAGCTCCAGGACTTTCCCCAG GAGTTCGTGTGGGAGGCCTCGCACTACCTTGTACGCCAGGTGTTCAACAGCCTCCAGGAGATGTTCTCTGGTACTCGGTCCATCCAG CGCTGGCTGACTGACAGTGCCCGGCTCATCGCCCACATGGGCTcagctgtggagtgggtcacaCCGCTGGGCATCCCCATCATCCAGCCCTACCACCGCGACTCCAAGGTCACA ATCAAAGGTGGGCTTCAGAACCTCAGTTTCAACAGCAGTGTGGACACCAGCCA GAAGCCCAACACGCTGAAGCAGAAGAACGGCTTCCCGCCCAACTTCATCCACTCGCTGGACTCCTCACACATGATGCTCACGGCCCTGCACTGCTACAG aAAGGGCCTGACCTTTGTCTCTGTCCACGACTGCTTCTGGACCCACGCAGCTGATGTTGCAGTCATGAACCAG GTGTGCCGAGAGCAGTTTGTCCAGCTGCACAGCCAGCCCATCCTCCATGACCTGTCCAGGTTCCTAAGGAATCGGTTCTGCTCTGACCCCAG GGCCTCTAAGAATATCTGGGCCTCCAGGCTGATGGACACACTGCTGTCAGTGCCCAAGCCAG GGACCTTCGACCTGGAGCAGGTGAAGCACTCCACATACTTCTTCAGCTGA
- the POLRMT gene encoding DNA-directed RNA polymerase, mitochondrial isoform X5: MSALRWGRGVAGLRRALWPAGRHGLLTEEGTLGVIGGRRRSLSASPCEQDRRKDWGHVELLEVLEARVRQLQAESEAEVTVKKVAMAQASEAGGIQPPRKAQMGAGDRWAQKLDEEQRLMERRKEQLRERVQKGGKRLWRVELRKEPRLLSRKLAKQLQRWQKGTPQSPWEEQLEQLLQEAPQRLSCEEASRDPEAKLEGQQQKLLSFLECCLHTGHLPLAHHVLVTYHSRSQQQKLLTLAMYNAVMLGWAREGSFKELVYVFFMVKDAGLTPDLLSYAAALQCMGRLDQDTDTIRRCLKQMAQDGLQLEGLFTSVLLSEEERAELLKAVRKAKPTFSVPCPRPPPPQVNTSPLLREIYAKPNCTVSYPRLHLPLKKLQELFQQQLSMELATTVTVESVEKAPPLTKEVLHARQTLTILRAQWEKALCRELQETKESEAYAAHEGRSSLFPYLCLLSEKELVEMLLQTLQVLPAHGESLFYLAHRLGQRVFNRHMVQRKQLSNQVQVLEKQYSKYLHLLASDTQVAEPCLPRQYWEALGLPEYPQEQPWSLSVLVQLGKRLAEMLVQAVRMPSNLATPRDSNTLIPVLYHVYSFRSFRQIGILKPHPAFRQLLETAAEGTLTFESTEVPMLCPPLPWTSPHSGAFLLSPTKMMRSVEGTQQHQVLLERCRPAELHGALDALTQLGNCAWQVNGPVLDLVLELFNNKGCPHLGVPAPPLEAPRPPEGRQAPDACLQPNVPPTQKAELRRELARRLKMAREMHSLRTEALYRLSMAQHLRGRIFWLPHNMDFRGRTYPFPPHFNHLGSDLARALLEFAQGRPLGPQGLNWLKIHLVNLTGLKKHESLQARRDLADELMEDILDSADRPMTGRKWWMEADEPWQTLACCMEIARAVRAPDPTAYVSHFPVHQDGSCNGLQHYAALGRDSAGAASVNLMPSDLPQDVYSGVAAQVEVFRRQDAEQGMRVAQVLEGFISRKVVKQTVMTVVYGVTRYGGRLQIERRLRELQDFPQEFVWEASHYLVRQVFNSLQEMFSGTRSIQIKGGLQNLSFNSSVDTSQKPNTLKQKNGFPPNFIHSLDSSHMMLTALHCYRKGLTFVSVHDCFWTHAADVAVMNQVCREQFVQLHSQPILHDLSRFLRNRFCSDPRASKNIWASRLMDTLLSVPKPGTFDLEQVKHSTYFFS, translated from the exons ATGTCTGCCCTCCGCTGGGGCCGCGGCGTGGCGGGGCTCCGGAGGGCCCTGTGGCCCGCGGGCCGCCATGGCCTCCTGACGGAGGAAG GAACCCTTGGTGTCATTGGGGGCCGGAGAAGAAGTTTGTCTGCCAGCCCTTGTGAGCAGGACCGCAGGAAGGACTGGGGCCATGTTGAGCTGCTGGAAG TGCTTGAGGCGAGGGTGCGCCAGCTGCAGGCCGAGAGCGAGGCGGAGGTGACAGTGAAGAAGGTGGCCATGGCTCAGGCCTCGGAGGCTGGCGGCATCCAGCCACCCAGGAAGGCCCAAATGGGGGCTGGTGACCGCTGGGCGCAGAAACTAGATGAGGAGCAGCGGCTGATGGAGAGGCGCAAGGAGCAGCTGCGGGAGAGGGTGCAGAAAGGCGGCAAGCGGCTGTGGCGGGTGGAGCTGCGCAAGGAGCCCCGGCTGCTGAGCAGGAAGCTGGCGAAGCAGCTGCAGCGCTGGCAGAAGGGAACCCCCCAGAGCCCCTGGGAGGAGCAGCTGGAGCAGTTGCTGCAGGAGGCCCCGCAGAGGCTGAGCTGCGAAGAAGCCAGTAGGGATCCTGAGGCGAAGCTGGAGGGCCAGCAGCAGAAGCTCCTGTCCTTCTTAGAGTGCTGCCTGCACACGGGCCACCTGCCTCTTGCCCACCACGTGCTGGTCACCTACCACAGCAGGTCCCAGCAGCAGAAGCTGCTAACTCTCGCCATGTACAATGCGGTCATGCTGGGTTGGGCGCGTGAG GGCTCCTTCAAAGAGCTGGTGTATGTGTTCTTCATGGTGAAAGACGCCGGGCTCACCCCTGATCTGCTGTCCTACGCAGCTGCTCTGCAGTGCATGGGGCGTCTGGACCAGGATACAGACACCATCCGAAG GTGTCTGAAGCAGATGGCCCAAGACGGGCTACAGCTAGAGGGGCTCTTCACGTCTGTGCTGCTGAGCGAGGAGGAGCGGGCCGAGCTGCTGAAGGCTGTGCGCAAGGCCAAGCCCACCTTCAGCGTCCCGTGCCCACGCCCGCCTCCACCCCAGGTCAATACCTCGCCGCTGCTCCGGGAGATCTATGCCAAG CCCAATTGCACTGTGTCCTACCCGAGGCTGCACCTGCCCCTCAAGAAGTTGCAGGAGCTCTTCCAGCAGCAGCTCAGCATGGAGCTGGCCACGACTGTCACTGTGGAGTCGGTGGAAAAGGCACCGCCACTGACCAAGGAGGTTCTGCACGCG CGGCAGACACTGACCATCCTCCGTGCCCAGTGGGAGAAGGCGCTGTGCCGAGAGCTGCAGGAGACCAAGGAGAGTGAGGCCTATGCTGCCCATGAAGGCCGCTCATCGCTCTTCCCGTACCTCTGCCTGCTCAGCGAGAAGGAGCTTGTGGAGATGCTGTTGCAG ACCCTGCAGGTTCTGCCTGCACATGGAGAGTCCCTTTTCTACCTGGCGCACAGGCTGGGTCAGCGCGTCTTCAACCGGCACATGGTACAGAGAAAGCAGCTCAGCAACCAGGTGCAGGTGCTGGAGAAGCAGTACTCCAAGTacctgcacctgctggcctctgACACCCAG GTGGCGGAGCCCTGCCTGCCACGGCAGTACTGGGAGGCACTGGGGCTGCCTGAGTACCCCCAAGAACAGCCCTGGTCCCTGTCTGTGCTGGTGCAACTAGGCAAGCGGCTGGCAGAGATGCTGGTGCAGGCTGTGCGGATGCCCAGCAACCTGGCTACGCCCCGGGACTCCAACACACTCATCCCCGTGCTCTATCACGTCTACTCCTTCCGTAGCTTCCGCCAG ATCGGGATCCTGAAGCCACACCCAGCCTTCAGGCAGCTGCTGGAGACGGCGGCAGAAGGCACACTGACCTTCGAGTCAACCGAGGTGCCCATGCTGTGCCCACCACTGCCTTGGACATCCCCCCATTCCGGTGCCTTCCTACTGAGCCCCACCAAGATGATGCGTTCAGTGGAGGGCACCCAGCAGCACCAGGTCCTGCTGGAGCGCTGCCGGCCCGCTGAGCTGCATGGTGCCCTGGACGCCCTCACCCAGCTGGGCAATTGTGCCTGGCAGGTCAATGGACCTGTGCTGGACCTGGTGCTGGAGCTCTTCAACAACAAGGGCTGTCCCCACCTGGGCGTGCCTGCCCCACCCCTTGAGGCCCCCCGGCCTCCTGAGGGCCGCCAGGCCCCCGACGCCTGCCTGCAACCTAACGTGCCGCCCACCCAGAAGGCCGAGCTGCGGCGGGAGCTGGCGCGCCGCCTGAAGATGGCACGGGAGATGCACAGCCTGCGAACTGAGGCGCTTTACCGCCTCTCGATGGCCCAGCACTTGCGGGGTCGCATCTTCTGGCTGCCGCACAACATGGACTTCCGCGGCCGGACCTACCCGTTCCCACCCCACTTCAACCACCTGGGCAGCGACCTGGCCCGCGCCCTGCTGGAGTTTGCCCAGGGCCGCCCGCTCGGCCCTCAGGGCCTCAACTGGCTCAAGATCCACCTGGTCAACCTCACAGGGCTGAAGAAGCACGAGTCGCTGCAGGCACGCCGGGACTTGGCGGATGAGCTGATGGAGGACATCCTGGACTCGGCCGACCGGCCCATGACG GGCCGGAAGTGGTGGATGGAGGCGGACGAGCCCTGGCAAACCCTGGCCTGCTGCATGGAGATCGCTCGGGCGGTGCGCGCCCCTGACCCCACCGCCTATGTCTCCCACTTTCCAGTTCACCAG GATGGCTCCTGTAACGGCTTGCAGCACTACGCCGCCCTGGGCCGGGATAGCGCAGGGGCCGCCTCTGTCAACCTGATGCCCTCGGACCTGCCGCAGGACGTTTACAGCGGGGTGGCTGCACAG GTGGAGGTGTTCCGCAGGCAGGATGCCGAGCAGGGCATGCGGGTGGCGCAAGTGCTGGAGGGCTTCATCAGCCGCAAGGTGGTCAAGCAGACGGTGATGACCGTGGTGTACGGGGTCACCCGCTACGGGGGCCGCCTGCAGATCGAGAGGCGCCTCCGGGAGCTCCAGGACTTTCCCCAG GAGTTCGTGTGGGAGGCCTCGCACTACCTTGTACGCCAGGTGTTCAACAGCCTCCAGGAGATGTTCTCTGGTACTCGGTCCATCCAG ATCAAAGGTGGGCTTCAGAACCTCAGTTTCAACAGCAGTGTGGACACCAGCCA GAAGCCCAACACGCTGAAGCAGAAGAACGGCTTCCCGCCCAACTTCATCCACTCGCTGGACTCCTCACACATGATGCTCACGGCCCTGCACTGCTACAG aAAGGGCCTGACCTTTGTCTCTGTCCACGACTGCTTCTGGACCCACGCAGCTGATGTTGCAGTCATGAACCAG GTGTGCCGAGAGCAGTTTGTCCAGCTGCACAGCCAGCCCATCCTCCATGACCTGTCCAGGTTCCTAAGGAATCGGTTCTGCTCTGACCCCAG GGCCTCTAAGAATATCTGGGCCTCCAGGCTGATGGACACACTGCTGTCAGTGCCCAAGCCAG GGACCTTCGACCTGGAGCAGGTGAAGCACTCCACATACTTCTTCAGCTGA
- the POLRMT gene encoding DNA-directed RNA polymerase, mitochondrial isoform X3, with product MSALRWGRGVAGLRRALWPAGRHGLLTEEGTLGVIGGRRRSLSASPCEQDRRKDWGHVELLEVLEARVRQLQAESEAEVTVKKVAMAQASEAGGIQPPRKAQMGAGDRWAQKLDEEQRLMERRKEQLRERVQKGGKRLWRVELRKEPRLLSRKLAKQLQRWQKGTPQSPWEEQLEQLLQEAPQRLSCEEASRDPEAKLEGQQQKLLSFLECCLHTGHLPLAHHVLVTYHSRSQQQKLLTLAMYNAVMLGWAREGSFKELVYVFFMVKDAGLTPDLLSYAAALQCMGRLDQDTDTIRRCLKQMAQDGLQLEGLFTSVLLSEEERAELLKAVRKAKPTFSVPCPRPPPPQVNTSPLLREIYAKPNCTVSYPRLHLPLKKLQELFQQQLSMELATTVTVESVEKAPPLTKEVLHARQTLTILRAQWEKALCRELQETKESEAYAAHEGRSSLFPYLCLLSEKELVEMLLQTLQVLPAHGESLFYLAHRLGQRVFNRHMVQRKQLSNQVQVLEKQYSKYLHLLASDTQVRSGSSGRKRKPHAEGPSSLWGSWICLSTLLRFPHMTLGGNWVSSSVPGPSAPDPPTYPQVAEPCLPRQYWEALGLPEYPQEQPWSLSVLVQLGKRLAEMLVQAVRMPSNLATPRDSNTLIPVLYHVYSFRSFRQIGILKPHPAFRQLLETAAEGTLTFESTEVPMLCPPLPWTSPHSGAFLLSPTKMMRSVEGTQQHQVLLERCRPAELHGALDALTQLGNCAWQVNGPVLDLVLELFNNKGCPHLGVPAPPLEAPRPPEGRQAPDACLQPNVPPTQKAELRRELARRLKMAREMHSLRTEALYRLSMAQHLRGRIFWLPHNMDFRGRTYPFPPHFNHLGSDLARALLEFAQGRPLGPQGLNWLKIHLVNLTGLKKHESLQARRDLADELMEDILDSADRPMTGRKWWMEADEPWQTLACCMEIARAVRAPDPTAYVSHFPVHQDGSCNGLQHYAALGRDSAGAASVNLMPSDLPQDVYSGVAAQVEVFRRQDAEQGMRVAQVLEGFISRKVVKQTVMTVVYGVTRYGGRLQIERRLRELQDFPQEFVWEASHYLVRQVFNSLQEMFSGTRSIQIKGGLQNLSFNSSVDTSQKPNTLKQKNGFPPNFIHSLDSSHMMLTALHCYRKGLTFVSVHDCFWTHAADVAVMNQVCREQFVQLHSQPILHDLSRFLRNRFCSDPRASKNIWASRLMDTLLSVPKPGTFDLEQVKHSTYFFS from the exons ATGTCTGCCCTCCGCTGGGGCCGCGGCGTGGCGGGGCTCCGGAGGGCCCTGTGGCCCGCGGGCCGCCATGGCCTCCTGACGGAGGAAG GAACCCTTGGTGTCATTGGGGGCCGGAGAAGAAGTTTGTCTGCCAGCCCTTGTGAGCAGGACCGCAGGAAGGACTGGGGCCATGTTGAGCTGCTGGAAG TGCTTGAGGCGAGGGTGCGCCAGCTGCAGGCCGAGAGCGAGGCGGAGGTGACAGTGAAGAAGGTGGCCATGGCTCAGGCCTCGGAGGCTGGCGGCATCCAGCCACCCAGGAAGGCCCAAATGGGGGCTGGTGACCGCTGGGCGCAGAAACTAGATGAGGAGCAGCGGCTGATGGAGAGGCGCAAGGAGCAGCTGCGGGAGAGGGTGCAGAAAGGCGGCAAGCGGCTGTGGCGGGTGGAGCTGCGCAAGGAGCCCCGGCTGCTGAGCAGGAAGCTGGCGAAGCAGCTGCAGCGCTGGCAGAAGGGAACCCCCCAGAGCCCCTGGGAGGAGCAGCTGGAGCAGTTGCTGCAGGAGGCCCCGCAGAGGCTGAGCTGCGAAGAAGCCAGTAGGGATCCTGAGGCGAAGCTGGAGGGCCAGCAGCAGAAGCTCCTGTCCTTCTTAGAGTGCTGCCTGCACACGGGCCACCTGCCTCTTGCCCACCACGTGCTGGTCACCTACCACAGCAGGTCCCAGCAGCAGAAGCTGCTAACTCTCGCCATGTACAATGCGGTCATGCTGGGTTGGGCGCGTGAG GGCTCCTTCAAAGAGCTGGTGTATGTGTTCTTCATGGTGAAAGACGCCGGGCTCACCCCTGATCTGCTGTCCTACGCAGCTGCTCTGCAGTGCATGGGGCGTCTGGACCAGGATACAGACACCATCCGAAG GTGTCTGAAGCAGATGGCCCAAGACGGGCTACAGCTAGAGGGGCTCTTCACGTCTGTGCTGCTGAGCGAGGAGGAGCGGGCCGAGCTGCTGAAGGCTGTGCGCAAGGCCAAGCCCACCTTCAGCGTCCCGTGCCCACGCCCGCCTCCACCCCAGGTCAATACCTCGCCGCTGCTCCGGGAGATCTATGCCAAG CCCAATTGCACTGTGTCCTACCCGAGGCTGCACCTGCCCCTCAAGAAGTTGCAGGAGCTCTTCCAGCAGCAGCTCAGCATGGAGCTGGCCACGACTGTCACTGTGGAGTCGGTGGAAAAGGCACCGCCACTGACCAAGGAGGTTCTGCACGCG CGGCAGACACTGACCATCCTCCGTGCCCAGTGGGAGAAGGCGCTGTGCCGAGAGCTGCAGGAGACCAAGGAGAGTGAGGCCTATGCTGCCCATGAAGGCCGCTCATCGCTCTTCCCGTACCTCTGCCTGCTCAGCGAGAAGGAGCTTGTGGAGATGCTGTTGCAG ACCCTGCAGGTTCTGCCTGCACATGGAGAGTCCCTTTTCTACCTGGCGCACAGGCTGGGTCAGCGCGTCTTCAACCGGCACATGGTACAGAGAAAGCAGCTCAGCAACCAGGTGCAGGTGCTGGAGAAGCAGTACTCCAAGTacctgcacctgctggcctctgACACCCAGGTGAGGTCTGGGAGCTCAGGTAGGAAACGAAAACCTCACGCAGAGGGCCCATCCTCGCTCTGGGGCAGCTGGATCTGCCTCTCAACTCTGCTTCGGTTTCCTCATATGACACTGGGAGGGAACTGGGTGTCCAGTTCTGTGCCCGGACCCTCAGCCCCTGacccacccacctacccacaGGTGGCGGAGCCCTGCCTGCCACGGCAGTACTGGGAGGCACTGGGGCTGCCTGAGTACCCCCAAGAACAGCCCTGGTCCCTGTCTGTGCTGGTGCAACTAGGCAAGCGGCTGGCAGAGATGCTGGTGCAGGCTGTGCGGATGCCCAGCAACCTGGCTACGCCCCGGGACTCCAACACACTCATCCCCGTGCTCTATCACGTCTACTCCTTCCGTAGCTTCCGCCAG ATCGGGATCCTGAAGCCACACCCAGCCTTCAGGCAGCTGCTGGAGACGGCGGCAGAAGGCACACTGACCTTCGAGTCAACCGAGGTGCCCATGCTGTGCCCACCACTGCCTTGGACATCCCCCCATTCCGGTGCCTTCCTACTGAGCCCCACCAAGATGATGCGTTCAGTGGAGGGCACCCAGCAGCACCAGGTCCTGCTGGAGCGCTGCCGGCCCGCTGAGCTGCATGGTGCCCTGGACGCCCTCACCCAGCTGGGCAATTGTGCCTGGCAGGTCAATGGACCTGTGCTGGACCTGGTGCTGGAGCTCTTCAACAACAAGGGCTGTCCCCACCTGGGCGTGCCTGCCCCACCCCTTGAGGCCCCCCGGCCTCCTGAGGGCCGCCAGGCCCCCGACGCCTGCCTGCAACCTAACGTGCCGCCCACCCAGAAGGCCGAGCTGCGGCGGGAGCTGGCGCGCCGCCTGAAGATGGCACGGGAGATGCACAGCCTGCGAACTGAGGCGCTTTACCGCCTCTCGATGGCCCAGCACTTGCGGGGTCGCATCTTCTGGCTGCCGCACAACATGGACTTCCGCGGCCGGACCTACCCGTTCCCACCCCACTTCAACCACCTGGGCAGCGACCTGGCCCGCGCCCTGCTGGAGTTTGCCCAGGGCCGCCCGCTCGGCCCTCAGGGCCTCAACTGGCTCAAGATCCACCTGGTCAACCTCACAGGGCTGAAGAAGCACGAGTCGCTGCAGGCACGCCGGGACTTGGCGGATGAGCTGATGGAGGACATCCTGGACTCGGCCGACCGGCCCATGACG GGCCGGAAGTGGTGGATGGAGGCGGACGAGCCCTGGCAAACCCTGGCCTGCTGCATGGAGATCGCTCGGGCGGTGCGCGCCCCTGACCCCACCGCCTATGTCTCCCACTTTCCAGTTCACCAG GATGGCTCCTGTAACGGCTTGCAGCACTACGCCGCCCTGGGCCGGGATAGCGCAGGGGCCGCCTCTGTCAACCTGATGCCCTCGGACCTGCCGCAGGACGTTTACAGCGGGGTGGCTGCACAG GTGGAGGTGTTCCGCAGGCAGGATGCCGAGCAGGGCATGCGGGTGGCGCAAGTGCTGGAGGGCTTCATCAGCCGCAAGGTGGTCAAGCAGACGGTGATGACCGTGGTGTACGGGGTCACCCGCTACGGGGGCCGCCTGCAGATCGAGAGGCGCCTCCGGGAGCTCCAGGACTTTCCCCAG GAGTTCGTGTGGGAGGCCTCGCACTACCTTGTACGCCAGGTGTTCAACAGCCTCCAGGAGATGTTCTCTGGTACTCGGTCCATCCAG ATCAAAGGTGGGCTTCAGAACCTCAGTTTCAACAGCAGTGTGGACACCAGCCA GAAGCCCAACACGCTGAAGCAGAAGAACGGCTTCCCGCCCAACTTCATCCACTCGCTGGACTCCTCACACATGATGCTCACGGCCCTGCACTGCTACAG aAAGGGCCTGACCTTTGTCTCTGTCCACGACTGCTTCTGGACCCACGCAGCTGATGTTGCAGTCATGAACCAG GTGTGCCGAGAGCAGTTTGTCCAGCTGCACAGCCAGCCCATCCTCCATGACCTGTCCAGGTTCCTAAGGAATCGGTTCTGCTCTGACCCCAG GGCCTCTAAGAATATCTGGGCCTCCAGGCTGATGGACACACTGCTGTCAGTGCCCAAGCCAG GGACCTTCGACCTGGAGCAGGTGAAGCACTCCACATACTTCTTCAGCTGA